GGCCCAGACTGAAATACAGTCGAATCTAAATTATTCAGGCCCGGTTAAAAAATTAAACAGCCCAACCAAACTTacacccacccagccctgctctagggaTAGGGAGACCTCCTCCAGGACTGGGGCTGTAGGTCTCTTTCGTGACGATAGACAGAATAACCTGACCCCCAAGGAGTAATCCAGAAGGGGCCAGAAAAGGCATAGGCAGGGCACTGTGGTGAGCAAGGGCCAGGCAAGAGGAGGGGACACGAGAGGGCACTGGAACTCGCTGGGAAGGAATTCAGACTGACCTCTGTTCAATCATACAGATTGCAGCAGGGCCGGATCCGTGGCTCCTATTAACTGGCACCACTCCAGTGAAATAGATGCTGCAGCACTGATTTGCACTGGCTATGGACCTGTCCCTATTATACAGCAGAAAAGATTTTCACTTATAGAACTGCACCCTCTCCGTCCTATACGCGTTCTCAGGGCTGCTGGAGGAGTGCACTCAGAAATAGAAAAATTAAGGGTGACCAGCAGGTGAAATTAAGGGTGAGCAGCGTCCCATTTAGtcctgcccaggggctcagggctgcaatGGGAAGAGgtctctcccccagggctgaagctgccCTGCTTTGCCATTAGCCTTCCTTCAGCTCTGAGCACTCTCCTGTGCCTCAAAACCCTCCTCCATGACTCCACCCCAAAGCCTACACCCTCAGCCCAGgtcctgttccccctcctgcacccaccccccagccctgagtccctccccATACCTggaccctcctcctgcaccccacactcctCAGCCCCTGTACCCCAAGACAGaacccttgcaccccaaccctctgccccagccttgagtcccctcccacactcaggaCCCCTTGGCCCCTCTCCTAGCACATGAATTTGggtatgtgcaccaatatgaaggtgctGTGTGCCACATCACCTCCACATTAGTgaacataagaaaattcattctacTCAGGGGCATGCTTCCCTACAAAGCCCCGATTCCCTGCATGCACGACTAGAAAACCCCCCAGAGAATTTGAAGGGATTCTTATCATTTTAAGACTGTTTTCAATAAACCACAAGCTACTACCGAGTAATGCACTGAGGCCTCACAACAGGAGTGGTGCCCAGCGGGAGAAAACCTGGTTCAGCTCTAGTAGCTCTTCCACATTAGAAACATTTGGCATTGCCATTTGCCACTACGTAGTACCCACCACACAGTATGGTGCTTGTGTTGGCACATTAGCATAACTAAGCTCTTGATTGAAATAATGGTGACTTAGAAGTACAGCCGCTAACAAGGAAGTACTTTTGATCACTACCTCTTTTCAagctgtctagaccagtgtttctcaaccagtggtacaggtACCcgtaggggtacttgagagaagttggggagtatgtcaacacaactgaaatttggagaaaactgaatttttgttttaagttttacagcactttattatttttggactttttacacccaaaaatttcatcacctgcccagctacgattaagttgtttaagcaaatgtgttgcaatggtagaaaaaaatgtgtgtgtctgaaaactgtaggtactgggggtacttatgattttattttttattttttgtaaaaggggtactttataaaaaaaaaaaagattgagaaactcGGGTCTAGAACACCATGGGGCTGCCTGGTTGACTCTGGGCCTTTCAGCAAGCAGTCTTCAAAGAGTCAACCTAGAACAAGGTGGGGTGAGTTGTACCTGTctgccttagggtgcatctacacagcaccctaaactagaaataagatacacactttgtgcaaattgcgtatcttttttcgaatctatttcaaaatagcttactttgaaatttggtgcgtctacacagcgccaaatttcaaaataacgcgctaTTTCGAGCCTTCCCTTTAGACCTGATGCAACAAGGCTTACCGGATGGCGAAATAGAGTGCCTATTATTTCGACAAATATTTCGACTTGTGTAGATGCGGCTTGtatagacacggggtagctatttcaggatacctccggtctcccaaaatagccgtgcagtgtagacgtacccatagggagcagcctgctttgtcacTCTCGGTAGTTTTGGTTCTTGTTACAGTTCTGGATTCTAAGCAATGAACTAGTGTTAGGTTATGACCTTCCTTCAAGTTTACCTAACTTCTTGGCTTGTACACCATGAACATAACATAGCTAAGTGTCTCCTTGATTTAAAGCTGTCAGAGCTGAGCTGTCGGCTTCATTAGGTACCGTTAGAAGTCACTATGTATAGCCCAGCGCAGATGCGCCAAGCACACTGTGCTTTCCCAGAGAGTGCTCTGGCAGCTGACTCACAGGACCCCCATCAATATTTACAAGCCTCTGAAAACTGGAGCAGAGGCTGAGTCTTTAATGGAATGTGCTTTCAGCCAGCACAATTTATTTAAAAGCAGAAAGAGATCTTGCCAATTAAATCTATGACCCTAGATATAAGCAGCTCCTGCTGGTTTGGCTGCTTGCCAGCATGTCAGGTGCCATTGACTGTGGGGGCCAGGAAAGAATGTGGAGATGACTGGACATGTGGGAAGGGACCACAAGACTGTGTAGGAAGGGACCTAGGAGAATGTGGAGCACCTGTCTGCCCACTAGCGCCCCACCACACTGGGAGTGTCTGTTGAGGAGGCTTTGGCTCTGAGTCATGCAAGAGTGAGGAGATAAACAAGGtcgacagtgtgacactgttgcaaaaaaatgatTCTGCggggcattaacaggagtgttgtgagcaagacacgagaagtcatttgtctgctctactctgcgctgattaggcctcagttggagtattgtgtccagttctgggcaccacatttcaagaaagatgtggagaaattggcgaaggtccacagaagagcaacaaaaatgattaaaggtctagagaacatgggctatgagggaaggctagaggaactgggcttgtttagtttggaaaagagaagacaggtATCTAAgaaggtgtcacagggaggaagggaggaaattgttctccttggcctctgaggataggacaagaagcaatgggcttaaactgcagcaagggaggtttaggttggacatttggaaaaacttcccaactatcagggtggttaagcactggaataaattgcctagggaggttgtggaattgcgatcactggagatatttaagagcaggtagaAAGACACCTGtaaggaatgatctagatggtgcttggtcctactgtgagggcagggaactggacttgatgacctctcaaggtcccttccagttctagtgttctatgatcaaTCTTGTCTACATGTGTTCTCTCCCCAGACACTACATGGCTGTTGGAGCTGGGGTTGTGGAGTGTAGTGAGGCAGCGTGGCCTCCATCCGAGCCAGAGCGGAAGGAACCTCTCTCTCtacccagctgggctgaccctcCAACAGGAAGttgggggcaggacaggaagtatAAAAGGCAGAGCCTCTAGCTTAGTGGGGGCTGAGCCAGGGAATAAGACAGATGTGTCCTGCTTGCTGCTACATTCTGACCCTGCTGCTGAGCCAGGCAGTGCCCTGGACCTGGAAAAGACCAGAAccagggaggagctggagctgatGGGACTGCTGGTGGCTGAATACCCAAACAAACCTAAGGAGCTGATGTGGTGGGACTGCCGGACTATCCTAATTTCCCAGCCATGTTCCCAGGCCTCAGACAActgtggcaggggagaggggtgtgtgcaAAGAAGGCAGTTGCTTCAAGGCCTGGCAATCCAAAGGGGGCCGGGGCTcctcgctgctgctgctacagcaaTAGCGGTGGCCGGaactcctggccctttaaatcaccgccggagTTCTACTCCACACACTCcaagctctgagggctgggaggggaggggagagagggtaggctgcctctgccctgccccttctgcccaaggcctcacCCCTACCAGGAGCGCATGTAAAGAAGCAAAGGGCCAGATAGACACAACCTCTTTACTTTGATGTAGCTGCCTGTGTCAAAGCGCGGGCCCCTGTGTGCAGACCTGAGGATGCGACACTGTAAAGGTGTCATTCTACCCAATGTCCAGTGTTTAAGCTatgcgcttgggtggccacccaggtgAGATTCTGATGCctcccagctgatgagcagaacgcccccagcagccacaggtggcagcatgtgtttctactgatggttcacatctgcacatgcctgagtgcatataacaaaaattattccacacatagatggaaaaattagaggaaacactgcctATGTCCCCATTTAAATTCACTTTGGCCACGGTGGGCTCTCAGAATCGGACCCCGTGGCTGGCAGACTGCCCCATTCCACGTCAATGTGTGGATATCACTTGCAGGGTTGGCATCTTGACTGGCTTCCCTTGGTTTAGCTTTTGAGGGAATCCTGACAGAGTCAAGCAGTGAGGCAGCATGCAGGGCAGTGGGATGCACTCCATCAGCATGGTGCATTTATTTGGGTATTGCCattaaatggctattagccagtatgagtaaggaatggtgtccctagcctctgtttgtcagagggtggaaatggatggcaagagagagatcGCTTATATATATATTCTTACAATTGAGCCAAACCAGGACTGGCTCCTGCCATAAGCAGAATAGCCACATCTGGTTCTCAACAAGGGGTATGTATACCCCAGCGTTACACAAAGATTTTccatcagctcatctagatatttacctaattttacaataggctacataaaaagcactggcAAAGTCAGTGCCAACTAAACTTTCATACGACTTGTTTATACTGGTCTGTATTATACACTGAAAAGTACAGTATtgatattccagttgatttattttataattctatGGTAAACATGAGAAAGTCGGCAATTTTTCTGTCTGTGTGT
The nucleotide sequence above comes from Pelodiscus sinensis isolate JC-2024 chromosome 16, ASM4963464v1, whole genome shotgun sequence. Encoded proteins:
- the LOC112543886 gene encoding uncharacterized protein LOC112543886, translating into MDLYLHSLCCNPRCSWLHIVSHGHLRTGGSYCWMDPCLPAAHPPVVSCGGLLAAVGVDVQGWWRGKAAACRAGSSPDTTWLLELGLWSVVRQRGLHPSQSGRNLSLYPAGLTLQQEVGGRTGSIKGRASSLVGAEPGNKTDVSCLLLHSDPAAEPGSALDLEKTRTREELELMGLLVAEYPNKPKELMWWDCRTILISQPCSQASDNCGRGEGCVQRRQLLQGLAIQRGPGLLAAAATAIAVAGTPGPLNHRRSSTPHTPSSEGWEGRGERVGCLCPAPSAQGLTPTRSACKEAKGQIDTTSLL